In Gimesia benthica, a single window of DNA contains:
- a CDS encoding sialidase family protein yields the protein MPDGNIICIMRGSNGGKRDPSNKLPSRKWISISKDGGHKWSKPEPWAYSDGELFLSPSSMSELITHSNGRTYWIGNISDTWWLENRDEKINPQANHPRWPLVIGEVDPKTYGIIRDNLVVIDTKQPNEKDVNLSHWHSFEDRQTVNIIITTSRASKGYKSRTPVIYTIGVEAGRPHE from the coding sequence ATGCCAGATGGTAACATCATCTGCATTATGCGAGGCAGTAATGGAGGTAAGAGAGATCCATCGAACAAACTACCCAGTAGGAAGTGGATCAGCATCTCTAAAGATGGCGGACACAAGTGGAGTAAGCCAGAGCCCTGGGCCTACTCTGATGGCGAACTTTTCTTATCTCCCTCTTCGATGTCTGAACTAATCACTCACTCAAATGGCCGTACGTACTGGATTGGAAACATCAGTGATACCTGGTGGCTTGAAAACCGCGATGAAAAAATAAACCCTCAGGCCAATCATCCCCGCTGGCCTCTGGTCATCGGAGAGGTCGATCCAAAGACTTATGGAATCATTCGAGATAACTTAGTTGTGATTGACACTAAACAACCTAATGAAAAAGATGTGAACCTCTCACACTGGCACTCTTTTGAAGACCGCCAGACTGTTAACATCATCATCACCACGTCTCGGGCGAGTAAGGGTTACAAAAGCCGTACTCCTGTCATTTATACGATTGGTGTTGAAGCGGGCCGTCCACACGAATGA